The following DNA comes from Chitinophaga nivalis.
ATACTACTATAAGCAATAATTATATTGTTTTCATCTTGCTGATTTTTACTGCCTGTTACACTAACGGACATGGTTGTATATAGCCTAAAAAACGGTATGCCACTGTAAACGTGTTTTACGCTGTGCACCCATCAAACAGGGCTAACAGCATTAAACACGCCTTCCTAAATATACCTGCGCTTACTGTTATCCGCATTCAGCATATGAATACTCCAATACCCCTGCACCTATTTCCCCTTTCCGGGAGCCACCTGTTTTTTAATAGTAAAAGCTAATATAATTGAATTCCGGAAAATAGGAAAGATTACCAGTGGGTTGTTATACCGGGCGATTAAAATATATTTTATTTTTCAGATAGATGATCTTTGATTGCTTCACACCCAGGTTCACCATATACAGCAGCTGTTAATTGCTAAACTGTGGCTATTATTATTGCGTTACATAACGAACGTAAATACCTCAAAACAGTAACCGACGGGTATAGTCCCAATAATCTGTTATACCTTCCGGAAGGTCCTTAAAACACTACGCCTTCACACTATGTGTGAGGGCGTAGTTTGTTCGCTTCCTTTGGAAACCCTATTAATAATATTTTGACTGCTCCAGGAATTGCAGGATAGCTGCCTGGTCTGCATAATCCAGGCTGATGATATCTTTTACTGCCTGGCGTTTATCTTTGGCATGCTGATAATAGGATTTACAAATAGTATAACCCATAAAATATCCCAGGTCGCCCATTGTCTTTGAAGTAGCCCCATTATACAACCAATTGGAAATATCCACGCCCAACATTTCCTTTTTGAATTGTTGTTTTAATGTGTCTTCATTTTTCCGGCCATACTCCAGATAGAGATGTGTTAGTGGCTCCTTCAACACCAATTCCGTAATAAAATCACAGGCTCCTTCACTAATGGCTTGTCCCAACAGTATTACACCTTCTCTTTTTTGTTGGGTATGTACGTACTCGTGAATAACAACAGGAACGATATTGTCGGAGGTTTTAGAGGCAAAGAAGTGTTCCAGTCTTTTGTCGGAAAATTCTGATATATCGGTATATTTATTACCCATGGTGATTTCAGATCCGATTAACACCAGCGAATCCTGTGTGGTACCTGCCGCACGAATAGCGGTAATGGTGAAAAAGATCTTTGCCGGGCGAAAATCCGGATACAATTGCCTGAATTGCTGAATATACTTTTCAATAGCAGGTATCTGTGGTTTTATCCGCAGGGTATTTCCCCTTATTGATTGCCAGAACTTAGGGTACTTATTGACACTTTCCACCAATTTGGCCGCATCAAATTTCCGCAGTTCCATAAAATACTTTAAGCCTTCCGTTGCCTGATCCGTATACAACGATTTCATGAATGCTATTTGCTGGTCTTTTTCCTTTGTGGTTTGAACGCTGTCAAAAGCCCGCCAGAAATTATCAATATCCGATGTAAAAACATGGGAGGCTTGTTGCCCTTTCGCTGTAAAACCGGGGGTAAGAAAAAAGATAAATGCCATTAAACAGGCAGGCATGGCCTTGTGCAGTAATCCGGTGTTCTTTCTCATTTAATAACGCTATTGTTTTATTATCCGCTAACTTTGGTTGCTACTGATTCTTCGGGCATAGAAAACAGCGCTGTAAAATAAATAAACTTATCTATTGGTAGTATATTTCTCCGTTCCATTATAAAAAAAATATACAGCCGGTTACTCCGCTATCTCAATACCATTATATATATCCGGTTCATAAAAAAATAAAATACTTTTCTTGTAACTACGTATATCCAAACAAGTTATCCTTTCAAAACAATAATCATTTCGGGTAGCTGAAAAATACAGGAAAACAGGTATTTTTTATTCAAACAGGGTACGATAACTTTATTTGAAAATGCATCTCTATGAAAAAGAAAAATCTGGCCATAAAACTGTCGCTGCAAAAAAAGACGATTACTTCTTTACAGCAGAATTATCTGCAGGATATTAAAGGAGGAGGCGATGTTCCAACCCTGACTGACTGGCGTTCCTGCCCTTGCGAAGGAACCTACGGTTTTGCCTGCACCACCACTACGCCGGGTGCAAAAGTGGCCAATTGCTTTTCATGTGCCAACGGAAGTGGTTGTTAATCTCCTTCTGCCGCTAAAGAGAAAATTATTTGAAAGGAACGGATATACCATCCGTTCCTTTGTATTTATTATCACTGTACAAGACAACATCAACAGCTCATTTTTATCAGGACAGCTGACTACCTCAACTTCCTTCCTACAAACCTGATCACCGACCCTTTTCCGATATGATACTTTCCCTCTTCCAATAAAATTTCTGCTTCTTCCAACACCAGTATCTCATAGTTATCAAAATCAGCGACTATTTCTGTCAGTGAGAATAACATATCTATATCTTCCGGTCCTCCTACCCGTGGATTTTCTTTTCTAAAGGGCAGGTGCTTTTTACTGAAAGCCTCAAAAATAATGATGCCACCGGGTTTGAGCCAGGTATTTAACTGCCGGTGCAGGATAGACTTTTTATCCGCCGAAAAATGGGCATATATCAATCCAATCGCATCAAAGGACGCGGGCTCAAAGTGGAGCTGCGCCATATCACCCACCAGATAGTTAAGGGTTACCTGTTGTTCGGCTGCCAGTTGCAACGCCTTTGACTTTCCTTCCACACTCAGGTCGGCGGAAGTAACCTGCCATCCCAACCGGGCCGCAAATACACCATTGCGGCCTTCTCCATCGGCGGGCATTAAGATCCTGCCAGGCTTAAATTCCGGTAGCCATGTTTCAAAAAAAAGATTAGGTGCTTTACCATAGACAAATTCCTGGTCTTTATATCTTTCATTCCATTTTTGCTCCATAAGGGTATGATTTTTCAACAATTGGGTTTTCCTCCGTGAGGTACTTCAAAAGTAGCTCACCTCAGCAGGGAGCGTATAGGACAAAAATGAAGTTTGACAGGATTTATCTGAAATTATGCCGGAATGCTTCCGGTGTATGGCCTGTATGTTTTTTGAAGAATCTGATAAAGTACGACACATCTTCATATCCGAGATGCCAGGCGATCTGGTTGACCTGATCGGGCGTTGCCAGCAGGTATCTTTTCGCTTCCAATATGATGTGTTCATTAATCAGCGCGGAGCATGTCTTGCCCCGTGTTGCCTTTGTAATGGCATTGAGCTGATAGGCAGAAAGGTGCAATAGCGCTGCATAGGCCGCTACCTGTTTATGGGTAGCGATGTGTGTATCCAGGAGTGCGTTAAATGCTTCCAGTTGCGATTCGGCATAGGTATGTACCGGGTGTAATGCATTATGCTGTTGCTGCCGGGCCAGGGCAATAAAAAAAATATCCAGGTATGCTTTGATAGCCGGCTGGTATCCTTCCTCCTGATCGGCTTGTTCCTGGAAAATAGCTGCCAGCATCGCATGTAATTTATCAAACCGGGCAGCATCTCCCGGATAATAGTTGGTATGGCCCACCTTGCGCAATAACTGATGGAAAGCCTGATCATTCCCATCTGCTTTAAAAGCCATCATGTAACCGGTACTCCCCGCTTTCAGCGTGAGTGCATGTACCTGACCAGGGCGTATAAAAAAAATAACATGGTCTTTTACGTCATAAGCTGTAAAATCGATGGCATGGTTCCCTGCACCTTGCTGTAAAGCCAGCACATAAAAAAAATCATGCCGGTGCAGGTCCTGTATCATATCTTTTCCGGCGAGCATGTCGCGCAGATCCCGTATCTGAAAGCTTTCAGCAAAGCCTGATTGTTGAGGCGCAGTATTGATATACCTGATGGGAATATTTTCCATGATAACATCCTTGCAGTTAACCAACAGCGATTACCTGTTGGTTAATCGTTCAAATAACGGTTCGTTTTGTAGCCGCTAATGTACGGATTATTCATTGTCATGTTCCCGGCTTGCTGATTGGCCACGAAAAAGCCCTGACAAGCCTTATGCAGACTTGCCAGGGCTATCATCCCTTACCGGGAGCATCACAATGATTTTTGCACGACTTCTTCCAGTCTTCCCTTTTCGGAATAATCCAGGGATCCGGCGATCTTTCCTGCTTTATCTACTACTACCACATGTGGTATACCGGTGATATTAAATAATTTCCTGACACCGGTTTCTTCTTGAAAACCGCCTGCGGCCAATACCTGCGGCCATTCCATATTCAGTTCCTTCATGGCAGTCTGCCATTTTGTTGGATCTTCATCTACCGACACACTGATGAACACCACCTCCTTGTCTTTAAATTTATTATAGTGTTCCCGTAAGGTAGGTATATATACCCGGCAGGGCGCACACCAGGATGCCCAGAAGTCCAGTACTACCACTTTACCGGTCAATGTCTTTATATCAAATGGTTTACCGGCAGGATCTGTCATATTGAAAAC
Coding sequences within:
- a CDS encoding DUF3892 domain-containing protein → MAIIIALHNERKYLKTVTDGYSPNNLLYLPEGP
- a CDS encoding DUF2268 domain-containing protein, with the translated sequence MRKNTGLLHKAMPACLMAFIFFLTPGFTAKGQQASHVFTSDIDNFWRAFDSVQTTKEKDQQIAFMKSLYTDQATEGLKYFMELRKFDAAKLVESVNKYPKFWQSIRGNTLRIKPQIPAIEKYIQQFRQLYPDFRPAKIFFTITAIRAAGTTQDSLVLIGSEITMGNKYTDISEFSDKRLEHFFASKTSDNIVPVVIHEYVHTQQKREGVILLGQAISEGACDFITELVLKEPLTHLYLEYGRKNEDTLKQQFKKEMLGVDISNWLYNGATSKTMGDLGYFMGYTICKSYYQHAKDKRQAVKDIISLDYADQAAILQFLEQSKYY
- a CDS encoding class I lanthipeptide, translated to MKKKNLAIKLSLQKKTITSLQQNYLQDIKGGGDVPTLTDWRSCPCEGTYGFACTTTTPGAKVANCFSCANGSGC
- a CDS encoding class I SAM-dependent methyltransferase; translation: MEQKWNERYKDQEFVYGKAPNLFFETWLPEFKPGRILMPADGEGRNGVFAARLGWQVTSADLSVEGKSKALQLAAEQQVTLNYLVGDMAQLHFEPASFDAIGLIYAHFSADKKSILHRQLNTWLKPGGIIIFEAFSKKHLPFRKENPRVGGPEDIDMLFSLTEIVADFDNYEILVLEEAEILLEEGKYHIGKGSVIRFVGRKLR
- a CDS encoding AraC family transcriptional regulator, giving the protein MENIPIRYINTAPQQSGFAESFQIRDLRDMLAGKDMIQDLHRHDFFYVLALQQGAGNHAIDFTAYDVKDHVIFFIRPGQVHALTLKAGSTGYMMAFKADGNDQAFHQLLRKVGHTNYYPGDAARFDKLHAMLAAIFQEQADQEEGYQPAIKAYLDIFFIALARQQQHNALHPVHTYAESQLEAFNALLDTHIATHKQVAAYAALLHLSAYQLNAITKATRGKTCSALINEHIILEAKRYLLATPDQVNQIAWHLGYEDVSYFIRFFKKHTGHTPEAFRHNFR